One Pseudoliparis swirei isolate HS2019 ecotype Mariana Trench chromosome 4, NWPU_hadal_v1, whole genome shotgun sequence genomic window carries:
- the LOC130192710 gene encoding protein C19orf12 homolog, translating into MAPRMDDVMSLCCELSANEQIKVAVKNSTKGAMVAGGSAFVGALLGGPPGIAVGGAVGGLLGCWLTSGQFRPLPQILMELPPTQRQTLCDQVAAILNNLDWTDAAQLIALVMGNATLQQQVTATLLNYVTKELRAEVRHRD; encoded by the exons ATGGCTCCGCgaatggatgatgtcatgagtcTGTGCTGCGAACTATCGGCTAACGAGCAGATCAAGGTGGCAGTAAAAAACTCCACCAAAGGCGCCATGGTGGCCGGAGGATCGGCCTTTGTGGGCGCGCTGCTCGGAGGACCTCCGGGGATTGCTGTCG GTGGTGCAGTCGGTGGTCTCTTGGGCTGCTGGCTGACCAGCGGTCAGTTCCGGCCTCTACCTCAGATCCTGATGGAGTTGCCTCCCACCCAGCGACAGACGCTCTGCGATCAGGTCGCGGCCATCTTGAACAACCTGGACTGGACGGACGCGGCGCAGCTCATCGCCCTCGTGATGGGCAACGCCACCTTGCAGCAGCAGGTCACCGCCACGCTGCTGAACTACGTCACGAAGGAGCTGCGAGCAGAGGTTCGCCACAGAGACTGA
- the si:ch211-260e23.9 gene encoding tumor protein p53-inducible nuclear protein 2 has protein sequence MIGKILSHLLGSAGEDFETAEDANHELMEFEEGGWVIVDVQESEPVTTVTASEVDPLENLLIEHPRMSIYQMRCSVEGAEEELGSEEDEEEEEVTSRHVAVRRHVSWRLAAWGIPLPCDLDVQLLAVQRAGTRAQAQAERKKLSRSALHKQNLARVRFSPAERCYGHFKQPCQRLCNY, from the exons ATGATCGGCAAGATTCTCTCTCATCTGCTCGGGAGCGCCGGCGAGGACTTTGAGACGGCGGAAGACGCCAACCATGAGCTGATGGAGtttgaggagggaggatgggttATTGTTGACGTGCAAG AGAGCGAGCCGGTGACTACAGTGACGGCCTCCGAGGTGGACCCCCTGGAGAACCTGCTGATTGAGCACCCCAGGATGTCCATCTACCAGATGAGATGCAGTGTggagggagcggaggaggagcttGGCTCcgaggaagacgaagaagaagaggaggtcacCTCCAG GCACGTGGCAGTGAGGCGGCATGTGTCCTGGCGTCTGGCCGCCTGGGGAATCCCGCTGCCCTGCGACCTCGACGTCCAGCTGCTGGCGGTGCAGAGGGCCGGGacccgggcccaggcccaggccgAGCGGAAGAAGCTGAGCCGCAGCGCCCTCCACAAGCAGAACCTGGCCAGGGTGCGTTTCTCCCCGGCAGAGAGATGCTACGGCCACTTCAAGCAGCCCTGCCAACGCCTCTGCAACTACTGA
- the zgc:162297 gene encoding uncharacterized protein F13E9.13, mitochondrial isoform X1 translates to MKFLDLFGRVKSVVIGMIHVKALPGTPLGCMKMSQITEEACREAEIYRNAGLDGVIIENMHDIPYSFSVGPEVSACMATVCAAVRSVCPHLLLGVQILSSANQQALAVALASGMDFIRAEGFVFSHVADEGLLNACAGDLLRYRKQIGAEHVQIFTDIKKKHSSHALTSDVSIEETARAAEFFLSDGLIVTGAATGAQADPRQLREVSRSVRIPVLIGSGVTYDNVEHYLDASGLIIGSHFKEGGHWANAVDPEQVKRFMGKIRDLRQ, encoded by the exons ATGAAGTTTTTGGATCTTTTTGGACGCGTAAAATCCGTGGTTATTGGAATGATTCATGTTAAAGCCTTACCAG GAACACCCCTGGGTTGCATGAAAATGTCCCAAATCACTGAAGAAGCATGCAGGGAGGCCGAAATCTACCGCAATGCAGGGCTT gACGGCGTGATCATCGAGAACATGCATGACATCCCGTACTCCTTCTCCGTAGGCCCTGAGGTGTCCGCCTGTATGGCCACAGTCTGCGCTGCGGTGAGAagcgtctgtcctcacctgctGCTCGGAGTGCAAATACTGTCTTCTGCCAACCAGCAGGCTCTGGCTGTGGCTCTGGCTTCAG GGATGGATTTTATCAGGGCCGAGGGTTTCGTCTTTTCTCACGTGGCCGATGAAGGCCTCCTGAACGCCTGCGCCGGGGACTTACTGAGGTACCGCAAGCAGATTGGAGCCGAGCATGTGCAGATCTTCACCGACATCAAGAAGAAGCACAG CTCTCACGCCCTGACGTCGGACGTGAGCATCGAGGAGACGGCACGCGCCGCAGAGTTCTTCCTCTCCGATGGACTCATCGTCACGGGAGCGGCGACGGGAGCGCAGGCTGACCCGCGGCAGCTCAGAG AGGTTTCCCGGTCCGTGAGAATCCCTGTGCTGATAGGCTCCGGGGTAACCTATGACAACGTCGAGCACTACCTCGATGCAAGTGGACTGATCATTGGGTCTCATTTCAAGGAGGGCGGCCACTGGGCCAACGCAGTCGACCCGGAGCAGGTGAAGAGGTTCATGGGAAAGATACGTGACCTACGGCAATGA
- the zgc:162297 gene encoding uncharacterized protein F13E9.13, mitochondrial isoform X2: MKMSQITEEACREAEIYRNAGLDGVIIENMHDIPYSFSVGPEVSACMATVCAAVRSVCPHLLLGVQILSSANQQALAVALASGMDFIRAEGFVFSHVADEGLLNACAGDLLRYRKQIGAEHVQIFTDIKKKHSSHALTSDVSIEETARAAEFFLSDGLIVTGAATGAQADPRQLREVSRSVRIPVLIGSGVTYDNVEHYLDASGLIIGSHFKEGGHWANAVDPEQVKRFMGKIRDLRQ; encoded by the exons ATGAAAATGTCCCAAATCACTGAAGAAGCATGCAGGGAGGCCGAAATCTACCGCAATGCAGGGCTT gACGGCGTGATCATCGAGAACATGCATGACATCCCGTACTCCTTCTCCGTAGGCCCTGAGGTGTCCGCCTGTATGGCCACAGTCTGCGCTGCGGTGAGAagcgtctgtcctcacctgctGCTCGGAGTGCAAATACTGTCTTCTGCCAACCAGCAGGCTCTGGCTGTGGCTCTGGCTTCAG GGATGGATTTTATCAGGGCCGAGGGTTTCGTCTTTTCTCACGTGGCCGATGAAGGCCTCCTGAACGCCTGCGCCGGGGACTTACTGAGGTACCGCAAGCAGATTGGAGCCGAGCATGTGCAGATCTTCACCGACATCAAGAAGAAGCACAG CTCTCACGCCCTGACGTCGGACGTGAGCATCGAGGAGACGGCACGCGCCGCAGAGTTCTTCCTCTCCGATGGACTCATCGTCACGGGAGCGGCGACGGGAGCGCAGGCTGACCCGCGGCAGCTCAGAG AGGTTTCCCGGTCCGTGAGAATCCCTGTGCTGATAGGCTCCGGGGTAACCTATGACAACGTCGAGCACTACCTCGATGCAAGTGGACTGATCATTGGGTCTCATTTCAAGGAGGGCGGCCACTGGGCCAACGCAGTCGACCCGGAGCAGGTGAAGAGGTTCATGGGAAAGATACGTGACCTACGGCAATGA
- the ccne1 gene encoding G1/S-specific cyclin-E1, giving the protein MRGQREETEPQSAAPEAPIENTVRPRKRKADVAIHLQDVDDEVAEMTKKKHRECELGWSPDAGFTSPQRWIPTPDQEEDQPVALINVGFPHYNFNNVFVTPVRCAPLPALCWASKDVVWNNMLEKDKIYTRDVHVLEKHPHLQPKMRAVLLDWLMEVSEVYKLHRESYHLAQDYFDRFMATQRNVFKSTLQLIGITCLFIAAKVEEMYPPKVHQFAYVTDEACTEDEILSMEIIIMKDLKWSLCPQTPISWLNVYMQVAYLKESDELLIPRYPQSTFTQIAELLDLCMLDVRCLEFSNGVLAASALFHFSSLELVENVSALKRVEVEECVRWMVPFAMALREVGGSSMKTFAGIPVDDVHNIQTHASYITWMDKAYSYQDVELERHVGCPVPSGVLTPPQSSEKSEDSVPKIRPRIPTPSPQLSTFRRSPAHFQTDETTANPN; this is encoded by the exons atgcGAGGACAACG GGAAGAGACGGAACCACAGTCTGCTGCTCCTGAGGCGCCCATAGAAAATACAGTACGACCGAGAAAGAGGAAGGCAGATGTTGCCATT CATCTACAGGATGTGGATGACGAGGTCGCAGAGATGACAAAGAAAAAGCACCGTGAATGCGAG CTGGGCTGGAGTCCCGATGCTGGTTTCACAAGTCCCCAGAGGTGGATCCCCACACCTGACCAGGAAGAGGACCAACCAGTTGCCCTGATAaatgtgggtttcccccactaCAACTTTAACAACGTGTTTGTGACACCGGTACGCTGCGCGCCACTTCCTGCTCTGTG CTGGGCCAGTAAAGATGTGGTATGGAACAACATGTTGGAGAAGGACAAGATCTACACCAGGGACGTCCACGTGCTGGAGAAACATCCACATCTGCAGCCAAAGATGCGGGCAGTTCTCCTGGACTGGCTCATGGAG GTGAGCGAGGTGTACAAGCTGCACAGGGAGTCATACCACCTCGCCCAGGACTACTTCGACCGCTTCATGGCCACGCAGAGGAACGTCTTCAAGTCAACGCTGCAGCTCATCGGCATCACCTGTCTCTTCATCGCCGCCAAAGTGGAG GAGATGTATCCTCCCAAAGTCCACCAGTTTGCCTACGTTACAGACGAAGCCTGCACTGAAGATGAGATTCTCAGTATGGAAATTATCATAATGAAG GACCTGAAGTGGAGTCTTTGCCCACAGACTCCCATCTCCTGGCTCAATGTTTACATGCAGGTGGCCTACCTGAAGGAGTCGGACGAGCTGCTCATCCCCAGATATCCCCAGAGTACCTTCACACAAATTGCAGAG TTGTTGGACCTGTGTATGCTAGATGTGCGATGCCTGGAGTTTTCCAACGGCGTCCTTGCTGCTTCAGCCCTGTTTCACTTCTCCTCTCTGGAGCTGGTGGAAAATGTCTCGG CTCTGaagagggtggaggtggaggaatgCGTAAGGTGGATGGTGCCGTTCGCCATGGCGCTGAGGGAAGTCGGCGGGTCGTCGATGAAAACCTTCGCAGGAATCCCTGTAGATGACGTGCACAACATCCAGACCCATGCCTCCTACATCACGTGGATG GACAAGGCCTACTCTTACCAGGATGTGGAGCTGGAGCGTCACGTCGGCTGCCCCGTACCTTCAGGTGTCCTGACTCCACCGCAGAGCAGCGAGAAAAGCGAGGACTCGGTGCCGAAAATCCGGCCCCGGATTCCAACTCCATCCCCGCAACTCAGCACCTTCCGACGGAGCCCAGCCCACTTTCAAACCGACGAGACGACCGCAAATCCTAATTAA